One Brachyspira suanatina DNA segment encodes these proteins:
- a CDS encoding uracil-DNA glycosylase has translation MNKMESYFLQQNKIKFSNVVCSQHNKKIILRNPKKAVKAVKKEEKDINDKGIESMKEIKNEELKKIYSEVEKCMKCEALCNSRLNVVFGRGYEEPDIVFVGEAPGADEDKQGLPFVGRGGKLLDKWIERMNINNKKYYIMNALKCRPPENRDPLPEEKANCRDYFVNQLKILNPKIICALGRHGFGNLIDFDLKTPFGKARNKVHYYNNNGKDVPVIATYHPAYILRNQKEEDKVIADLEFMLSELEKIENN, from the coding sequence ATGAATAAAATGGAAAGCTATTTTTTACAGCAGAATAAAATAAAATTCTCAAATGTAGTTTGCTCTCAGCATAATAAAAAAATAATATTAAGAAATCCAAAAAAAGCAGTGAAAGCAGTAAAAAAAGAAGAAAAAGATATTAATGATAAAGGCATAGAATCAATGAAAGAAATAAAGAATGAAGAATTAAAAAAAATATATAGCGAAGTTGAAAAATGTATGAAATGCGAGGCTTTATGTAATAGCAGATTAAATGTAGTATTCGGAAGAGGATATGAAGAACCTGATATAGTATTTGTCGGAGAGGCACCTGGAGCTGACGAGGATAAACAAGGACTTCCATTTGTAGGAAGAGGCGGAAAATTATTGGATAAATGGATTGAAAGAATGAATATCAATAATAAAAAATATTATATTATGAATGCTTTGAAATGCCGTCCTCCTGAAAACAGAGATCCTTTGCCTGAAGAAAAAGCTAATTGCAGAGATTATTTTGTAAATCAGTTAAAAATACTTAATCCTAAAATAATATGTGCATTAGGACGTCATGGATTCGGTAATTTAATAGATTTTGATTTAAAAACCCCATTCGGAAAAGCTAGAAATAAAGTGCATTATTACAATAATAATGGAAAAGATGTGCCTGTAATAGCAACTTATCACCCTGCTTATATTTTAAGGAATCAAAAAGAAGAGGATAAAGTTATAGCTGATTTGGAGTTTATGCTTAGCGAATTAGAAAAAATTGAAAATAATTAA